The following nucleotide sequence is from Gymnodinialimonas phycosphaerae.
GAATGTCGCGCGGGTTTATGAGGGCACACGGCCAGCCACGTTGAAGCGCTATGGCGAGAGTGATGATCGCACGGATGAGGTGATCTAGAACAGCTCGCTGACACCAACCCCGATCCCCATGGCGAGGGTCAGCAGGATCAACACCCAGCGGAACGCGGTGTCTGACAGGCGGCGAAAGACGGCGATGCCGATCTGCGCCGCAATCAGCCCCGTAGGAAGGGTGATCAGCAGCGCCGGGCCCGCGCTTACGTAGGCACCCCGCAGGAACAGAAGCGTAACCGTCGTTGTCAGCATCACCATGTTGAACGGTTGCAGCACCGCGCGCGTCTCGAACTTGGTCCAGGGGCGAAGCGACATCCACATTGCGGGCAATGCCCCCGACATGCCCGCCGCCCCGCCCAGAAGGCCGCCAATTCCGCCCACGACGCAATCCGCGACAGGTGTGGGCCGAGAGAACGCAGGCAACGAACGGCGGACGGCGAAATATCCGCCGTAGACGATCAGGAACCCCGCCACGCCAAGGCGCAAGACACTGGCATCCAGACCGTTCAGCAGCCAGACCCCGACAGGCACGCCCAACAGCCCCGGCAACACGAAGCGCAACAAGCGGCGTGGATTGGCGAGGATCGCGCGACGTACGACCCAGACGCCTTGCACGCCTGCCACTACGGACATCAGCGCGACGATAGCCACCGCCGTCACGGGGTCCAACACCACGAGGTAGAAACCCAGCGCGAAAAGCGCCGTGCCGGTGCCCGAAAGCCCGTTGATGAAGCCCCCGGCCGCCGCGCCCAGGATCAGGAAAATGATGAGATCGGGCGTCATGGGGTGATCGTTTGCCCATCCGGGATGACGCTGATGAGGGCGTC
It contains:
- a CDS encoding sulfite exporter TauE/SafE family protein, with protein sequence MTPDLIIFLILGAAAGGFINGLSGTGTALFALGFYLVVLDPVTAVAIVALMSVVAGVQGVWVVRRAILANPRRLLRFVLPGLLGVPVGVWLLNGLDASVLRLGVAGFLIVYGGYFAVRRSLPAFSRPTPVADCVVGGIGGLLGGAAGMSGALPAMWMSLRPWTKFETRAVLQPFNMVMLTTTVTLLFLRGAYVSAGPALLITLPTGLIAAQIGIAVFRRLSDTAFRWVLILLTLAMGIGVGVSELF